Proteins from a genomic interval of Mycolicibacterium grossiae:
- a CDS encoding undecaprenyl-diphosphate phosphatase encodes MSWLQVVVLSVVQGLTEFLPVSSSGHLAIVSQAFFGRDAGASFTAVIQIGTEIAVLIYFARDIARILSAWFAGLFDAAKRTADYWLGWWVILGTIPIAVAGLAFKHYIRDDIRNLWIIATALIVFSAVIAAAEYVGRQTREIRDFTWKDSLIVGTSQALALIPGVSRSGVTISAGLFLGQKREAAARFGFLLAIPAVLASGLFSLPDAFHPEGAGQSATGLQLLVGTVIAFVVGYAAIAWFLKFLVRHSMYWFVGYRIIVGVTVLVLLSTGVLAAQ; translated from the coding sequence GTGTCGTGGCTGCAGGTGGTGGTGTTGTCGGTGGTGCAGGGCCTGACGGAGTTCCTGCCGGTCTCGTCCTCGGGCCACCTCGCGATCGTGTCCCAGGCGTTCTTCGGCCGCGACGCGGGCGCGTCGTTCACCGCCGTCATCCAGATCGGCACCGAGATCGCGGTGCTCATCTACTTCGCCCGTGACATCGCCCGCATCCTCTCGGCCTGGTTCGCCGGGCTCTTCGACGCGGCCAAGCGCACCGCCGACTACTGGTTGGGCTGGTGGGTGATCCTCGGCACGATCCCGATCGCCGTCGCCGGACTCGCCTTCAAGCACTACATCCGAGACGACATCCGCAACCTGTGGATCATCGCGACCGCGCTGATCGTCTTCTCCGCCGTGATCGCCGCCGCCGAGTACGTCGGCAGGCAGACCCGCGAGATCCGCGACTTCACCTGGAAGGACAGCCTGATCGTCGGCACGTCGCAGGCGCTGGCGCTCATCCCGGGCGTGTCCCGGTCCGGTGTGACGATCAGCGCAGGCCTCTTCCTCGGCCAGAAGCGGGAGGCCGCCGCGCGGTTCGGCTTCCTGCTGGCCATCCCGGCGGTGCTGGCCTCCGGGTTGTTCTCGCTGCCGGACGCCTTCCACCCCGAGGGTGCCGGACAGAGCGCGACCGGCCTGCAACTCCTCGTCGGCACGGTCATCGCCTTCGTGGTCGGCTACGCCGCGATCGCGTGGTTCCTCAAGTTCCTGGTCCGGCACAGCATGTACTGGTTCGTCGGCTACCGGATCATCGTGGGCGTCACCGTGCTGGTCCTGCTGAGCACCGGCGTGCTGGCCGCCCAGTGA